In Torulaspora delbrueckii CBS 1146 chromosome 1, complete genome, one genomic interval encodes:
- the RAD4 gene encoding Rad4p translates to MDNNLSPEHFHLIRKVLREGPQNAEDRPLKRKRRRVRDYGSNESKPAVTISIDSSSDPEPQAEVVDLDSPPESNYPEKDDDLEDDYGEEDYRSDEFEDVTEPATSDDIGDVSVTIESTSKKIKNNNRVKNLCSNEERRWRRYYHMAYLACLMVHGADVNEWVNNAKLLRRLSKLIPESLFSLLHPEKDEEMPLRSTRKLLDGLRKCMELWQKHWKVKRRYTGLEYYMRDWQEISGKPNLKRKFTEKDFVRQVLKGHGNCDLATQGFVALLRSCNVNARLIMSCQPPDFTNLKKREPTSTRDYSYESVFKYPIFWCEVWDKFSKKWITVDPTNLQTIEQVRNGSKLEPRGVSCCKRNLLRYVIGFDRKNGCKDVTRRYASWYNSKCRRRRITNNESGSEWFDKVIRALHRRKRTKIDDYEEEYFNQRDVDEGMPDNLQDLKNHPKYILEKDLRNNQILKPNCKECGYLNVGNGKQILKVYDRRDLIDLKSAKQWYMEGRVLKIGSRTRKKVMKSNRGARYKNTDGAPEEERLYSVEDTQVYNPPPASVPDGKIEVNAYGNIEVFTPTMIPANCCLIESPNAIKAAKFVAVEYARAVTGFKFERGNASKPIIGGVVVAKWFKDSVVSAIEGIEYVSETEEREKHELSALNDWNVLLMKIRIKRNLNLTYGNVQEQVEVESDEDQSSDEAPGGGFFPSANAHNEEAKPTAIDSDEAEYMDRDRMGGFKDGKKQTQELGNKSFESGGFIAPEKEKSATATEESTVEQDDNENYEQFMEELGFSDKE, encoded by the coding sequence ATGGATAATAATTTATCACCTGAGCACTTCCATTTGATTCGTAAAGTTCTTCGTGAAGGTCCACAGAATGCAGAAGATAGACCTTTGAAGCGAAAGAGACGTAGAGTACGTGACTATGGATCGAACGAATCAAAACCAGCGGTAACTATATCCattgattcatcttctgaTCCTGAACCTCAGGCTGAAGTTGTTGATTTGGATTCACCTCCAGAAAGTAATTATCCGGAgaaggatgatgatttggaagatgacTACGGCGAGGAAGATTATAGAAGTGATGAGTTTGAGGATGTTACGGAACCTGCAACGTCTGATGATATTGGAGATGTATCAGTGACCATTGAATCAACAAgtaagaagatcaagaacaaTAATAGAGTCAAGAATCTTTGTTCCAACGAGGAACGCCGTTGGCGAAGATACTATCACATGGCGTACCTTGCCTGTCTTATGGTGCATGGCGCAGATGTAAATGAATGGGTCAATAATGCCAAATTATTAAGGCGCTTGAGTAAACTTATACCGGAATCTTTGTTCAGTTTATTACACCCtgaaaaggatgaagaaatgCCTTTGAGAAGCACCAGAAAACTACTCGATGGGTTACGTAAATGTATGGAATTGTGGCAAAAGCATTGGAAGGTGAAGAGAAGGTATACTGGGCTTGAATATTACATGAGAGACTGGCAAGAAATAAGTGGCAAACCAAATTTAAAGAGAAAGTTCACGGAAAAGGATTTTGTACGACAGGTGCTTAAAGGTCATGGTAATTGCGATCTAGCAACTCAGGGATTTGTCGCTCTTCTAAGGTCATGCAATGTTAATGCAAGGTTAATCATGTCTTGTCAACCGCCAGACTTtaccaatttgaagaaacgtGAACCGACTTCCACTAGGGATTATTCTTATGAAAGCGTCTTCAAATATCCAATATTTTGGTGTGAGGTTTGGGACAAGTTCAGTAAAAAATGGATTACGGTAGATCCAACAAATTTGCAAACAATTGAACAGGTAAGAAATGGTTCAAAGCTTGAACCACGGGGTGTGTCATGCTGTAAAAGAAACCTTTTAAGATATGTGATAGGATTTGATAGAAAAAATGGCTGTAAGGACGTTACTAGGCGGTACGCCTCGTGGTACAATTCAAAGTGCCGTAGGAGACGTATCACAAATAATGAATCAGGATCTGAATGGTTTGATAAAGTAATTAGGGCACTACACAGAAGGAAAAGgacaaagattgatgattACGAAGAGGAATATTttaatcaaagagatgTAGATGAAGGAATGCCAGATAATTTGCAGGATCTGAAAAACCACCCCAAAtatattcttgaaaaggaCTTGAGGAAtaatcaaattttgaagccAAATTGTAAGGAATGTGGCTACCTGAATGTGGGCAATGGAAAGCAAATTTTGAAGGTCTATGACAGAAGggatttgatagatttaAAGAGTGCAAAACAGTGGTATATGGAGGGTAGAGTACTAAAAATTGGTAGCAGGACTCGTAAAAAGGTAATGAAATCGAACAGAGGTGCAAGGTATAAGAATACTGATGGTGCgcctgaagaagaaagactATACAGTGTCGAAGATACTCAGGTTTATAATCCGCCACCGGCATCTGTTCCAGACGGGAAAATTGAAGTGAACGCTTATGGAAACATCGAAGTCTTCACTCCGACGATGATTCCTGCAAACTGCTGCCTAATCGAAAGCCCAAATGCGATCAAGGCGGCTAAATTCGTTGCTGTTGAGTATGCGCGTGCCGTAACTGGTTTCAAGTTTGAGAGAGGAAATGCATCAAAACCGATTATTGGTGGTGTAGTAGTGGCCAAATGGTTTAAGGACTCAGTTGTGAGTGCAATCGAGGGTATTGAGTATGTAAGCGAAACGGAGGAACGCGAAAAACATGAGCTCAGTGCTCTTAATGACTGGAATGTGCTATTAATGAAGATACGAATTAAGAGAAACTTGAATCTAACGTACGGTAACGTTCAAGAACAGGTTGAGGTTGAGAGTGACGAAGATCAATCAAGTGACGAAGCACCTGGTGGAGGTTTCTTCCCAAGCGCTAACGCGCATAACGAAGAAGCTAAACCTACAGCTATCGATTCTGATGAGGCAGAGTACATGGATCGAGACCGAATGGGtggtttcaaagatggCAAAAAACAAACTCAAGAGTTGGGCaacaaatcttttgaaagtggagGTTTCATAGCACCCGAGAAAGAGAAATCTGCGACTGCAACTGAAGAATCAACTGTTGAGCAGGATGATAATGAGAATTACGAGCAGTTCATGGAAGAGCTAGGGTTTTCGGATAAAGAATAA